The genomic window GTATGTTCACAAACATCAGGGCCAGAGTGTTTTAACTTTCCGTTTTCTCAGGAgagaatatcaaaataaattcttagGAACAGAATTTCAATAATTTATGTCATGAGGACAGCAGTCATGATGTTATGACATGAGGAAGGTTATGGTAAAGCTTTCGTGTAGTTTCTTATCTCTATTACTGCCAGTAAAATAGGCTCTGCCTAATTTGCTCTACCGTATTCATCAACCTGATTCCTCAAATGGGGTGTGTCCCCCCAGTCTACTCCAATCTCTGGTCATATTTCAAATAGTAGAGATTAGAGTCCACGGTTTCCAGTAACCACCACCTATGACATCTCTAACATCCATGTATAGTTACGGGAATGTTGAAACTAACTTTCACCTCTGATGTTCTCTAAATATGGTACAGTGCCATGGATTCCCAGCTTTTGGACTGAGTTGTCCCTCTGGGACAGTAGGACATGGAGGAGAATCTTAAAGCAATAAGAAGCTTCTTAAGTGAAACTCTGTCACACAACACTGCCAAAATCAGGCATTCTCCATGGCATGACAATTTACCATCTCTTAAGATGGTTTATTAGCCCTGAATTAGCATCCCCAGCTGTCACAGCACAGAGGAATCATCTGCCATTAGCTCTCACTTTGGTGTGTTTCCATTGACTCTCCTCTCACTATTAAGCTTCAAACACTTCTCTTTCTAGCATTTGGGCTGAAATGGAAGAGTCTGTGAGTAACTTCACAACATTCTTAAAAACCTGATGTTTTGTGTTGTTATTTGGTTGTGTGTTTATTTGATTaagaactttatttctttatctaatGAATGAAGTGCTTCCTTTCCTGAACCATTTACAAGAGCCCTTCCCTTAGTAACAGATGTGCCATCTCAAAAGGTCTTTGTGATTGGCTGTACCTTAAGTGATTTGAATTTTAATGTCagaccttctcttttcttctagtcTTGTCACTTCTACCCCAGTCTAAGGCTCTACTGCCCCCATCAAAGCACCAAAGAAGAAAATGCCCATAAATGGAGTCCTGGTGCTAGGATTTCTTATCGTGGTTTTCCTGATGTATCCTCAGGATTCCGGGGGTATCAAAATAGGTGCTGAGAGAATCAAATCTAGGGATATGAGCTCTGAAAGCACTGGAGAGATGAACTGTAGACACTTGCAGGACAATCTTTGAAGTGAGCAACATGATGACAGGTATTATGTTGCTATAAATCTGAAAGTATAGCAAATTGTAGTCTGGAGGAGTGCTGCCATTACCATTAATTGAAGTCAATCACATTTAGTTTAGAGAAGCAAAAACTGAGTTCTATATTGACTAATACCATTGACTTTGAAGTGTGCCAAATGTGAAGGAGGAGTAGGTTCTGAGAAGCATTAATAAGCTGCTGTCTGGGCTTCAATGTCTCTTACTGGAAAAATGAGTGCCATTACAAATTTCAACCTCACATAATTTTGTGGGGATTCAATGAGAAAACAATATGAGATGTTCTCAGCTCCTGTACTTAGCTGAATACATGCTGGTTAAATTTTGGCATGTGAATCTTATCAGCATATTTTGAGCACAGATATTATATTGATGATCACTAGAAAGGAACATCGCCCCAGAGCAACAATCTATCCTGGGAGAGGGAAGGCAAAGTACCTGATATGAATTgcagtatatatgtgtatagatatCAGAACATTTGTTTTCTAGGTAAAGTGAATACAATCTTGTATGTCAATTTTATATCCGTTGACCGAAGagaattcattatttcatttgattccaGAGTTCAGAACATAGCCTTTTAAAAAGTGTCTCCCTATTCTTAAAACTGCAATAGTCTGAGAGATTCACACAATTAAGGCTGAAGTGTATTCAATGCCTGGGAAAATACTGTGAGTGATCAATTCCTCTTTAGCAGCTGCTGGCGAATTTCCAAAGAGTGGATCACTTCACAGCTTGTAACATGGAGCTTAACAACAGCTTCACAAGACTGAGGGATATTCATCCCTCTTTTCCTTCAATCCACCCTCTCTAACTCTGCCCCTTTATTTCTGCCTTAGAACTCTGTTCAGCCTGGATGTCCTCCACCTGAGCCTCATCTTCAGACTCATCCCTGCCCTCCACCACTCCTTCACTCTGTATGGTTCCACTCCATATGGTTCCATTGCCTCTGCCAACATGTTTTTCTCATATACTGGATTCTTCTTACTCTCTTCCATCTGGTAACCACTCTGAcatcttttcctgccttttcagAGGAGCATGTGATCATCCAGGCTGAGTTCTATCTGAAGACTGACTCATCAGGCGAGTTTATGTTTGACTTTGATGGTGATGAGATTTTCCACGTGGATATGGAAAAGAAGGAGACAGTGTGGCGGCTTGAAGAATTTGGACGTTTTGCCAGCTTTGAGGCCCAGGGTGCATTGGCCAATATAGCTGTGGACAAAGCTAACCTGGACATCTTGATAAAGCACTCCAACCACACCCCAAACACCAATGGCAACTTCTACACCGCTAGACATTGGAATCCTAACGTTGAAACAGATGCTTTGGCTTGTGTTACATTTTTGTAACTGACTTTCCCTCCCAGGGGCCTAGAGTCGCCATCAGCAAGCCCCTACCTCTCATGCCAAAGGCCCAAGAACAAAGTATGAgtttattcctttccttcaggTGCTCACATCTTATCCTTACCACCCACAGTGACTCATACTGTGAGTCATTGCCCCAAATCTATGCCAGGAGAGACAGGAATAAAATTATACCCGTTACTTAAAGTATCCCAATATATCTTATACCATAACATTGGTTCCAATTCATGGGGGAGAGTATCAGAGATAGGTATCTGAGACTGTGGCATAGATTCTCAGGCACATTTCCAATTGCTTTTTCAAAAGGttcagtgggagggagagggtatAGCCTAAGCAGGGAGGCCTAATTTCTGTCATGTGTCCCCAGAACCTCCCGAGGTGACTGTGCTCTCAAACAGCCCTGTGGAACTGGGAGAGCCCAACATCCTCATCTGTTTCATTGACAAGTTCTCCGCACCAGTGATCAATGTCACGTGGCTTCGAAATGGAAAGCCTGTCACCACAGGAGTGTCAGAGACCGTCTTCCTGCCCCGGGAAGACCACCTTTTCCGCAAGTTCCACTATCTCCCTTTCCTACCCTCGGTAGAGGATGTCTATGACTGCAAGGTGGAGCACTGGGGTTTGGATGAGCCTCTTCTCAAGCACTGGGGTATGGACCATCCGTCAATCTCCTTTCTTCTATGGTTTCTTCGCATGATGCTTTGTCTGGTGCTTTGAGACCCAGAGTACTGTAACTCATCCATAACCATTGCTACAAATCCTATTCCTTGTCTTATCCCATTATTCAGCTCCCACTTGTTAATCTGCATTCCCTTCATATatcattctgtcttcctcttattTCGGTGACTAATAACTCCTCATTGACTAAATGTCTATATTTGCATCTAAGTGCTTTTCCAGACCATGATCATTACTTCTGTACCatactctgttttattttccccagAGTTTGATGCACCAACCCCCCTCCCAGAGACAACAGAGAATGTGGTGTGTGCCCTGGGCCTTGTCGTGGGTCTGGTGGGCATCATTGTTGGAACCATCTTCATCATCAAGGGCATGCGCAAGGTCAATGCTGGTGAACGCAGAGAGCCTCTGTGAGGCATCCACAGGTGGGTTTAATGTGGGCAGAGGAAGACATACATGGAGTTTTCCAAGGGTAGGAAACAGCATGGGAAAGAGGATTGTGATGCCTTTAAAGTGATAGGAAAGTCATGGCTCTTGCTAGGATATCTTTGCTAGGATAGAGCCAGACATTGACATCATCTGGTATCCCAAAGCTTCAAGATCCCTTATTTCTTTCCGTACATGTGTACCTAGACCAAAACTTGAGTCTTGGAGATTATCTCCACTACCTAAGACCATTGTTTCACATCAGAGTATTGAATCCAAGTGTTCAAGGAAACATTTGGGCACTTACTGGTTTGTATTTCCTGAGGCAGACCTTCAGTTA from Neofelis nebulosa isolate mNeoNeb1 chromosome 6, mNeoNeb1.pri, whole genome shotgun sequence includes these protein-coding regions:
- the LOC131515386 gene encoding HLA class II histocompatibility antigen, DR alpha chain-like — protein: MRKVMNSVQPGCPPPEPHLQTHPCPPPLLHSVWFHSIWFHCLCQHVFLIYWILLTLFHLVTTLTSFPAFSEEHVIIQAEFYLKTDSSGEFMFDFDGDEIFHVDMEKKETVWRLEEFGRFASFEAQGALANIAVDKANLDILIKHSNHTPNTNEPPEVTVLSNSPVELGEPNILICFIDKFSAPVINVTWLRNGKPVTTGVSETVFLPREDHLFRKFHYLPFLPSVEDVYDCKVEHWGLDEPLLKHWEFDAPTPLPETTENVVCALGLVVGLVGIIVGTIFIIKGMRKVNAGERREPL